A single window of Granulibacter bethesdensis DNA harbors:
- the nuoL gene encoding NADH-quinone oxidoreductase subunit L encodes MIYAVAVFAPLLGSVIAGLFGRVMGDRAAQVVTIALMIAAAICGSLSLYTLLSSPPGGLPDVVRVSDWIQAGDLHVNWALRYDTLSAVMVAMVTFVATLIHVYSTGYMAHDSLPNYRFFSYLSLFTFAMLMLVTADNLLQLFFGWEGVGLASYLLIGYWYYKDSANAAAMKAFIVNRVGDLFFAVGIALVFWTFGSIEFSAIFGTVSQHVNDHYHLFGTELRTFEVIGFLLFIGAMGKSAQIGLHVWLPDAMEGPTPVSALIHAATMVTAGVFLMARMSPLLEFAPDAKTFIVLIGGTTALFAATIGCAQNDIKKVIAYSTCSQLGYMFVAAGVGAYEVSVFHLITHAFFKALLFLGAGSVIHAMSDEQDMRKMGGIWKMIPFTYAAMWIGNLALAGIPPFAGFYSKDAILEAAWAQGGVGFYGYVCGTLAAFLTAFYSWRLTIMTFHGKLRADHHTMEHVHESPLVMLVPLALLSIGAIAGGMLLEHWFIGEGMSAFWRGALFNGPENHVMHEMHHIPFLASILPTILGVLGIALAYWMYMFNPAAPARLAGMFPAIYRLFANKWYFDEIYAALIVRPYQCFARLLWTVGDATIIDGIPNGLASLTVDGSSRVVKLQTGSIAVYAFAMLIGLVALVSIFLIFR; translated from the coding sequence ATGATCTATGCCGTCGCAGTCTTTGCCCCCCTGCTGGGGTCCGTGATCGCCGGTCTGTTCGGACGGGTGATGGGCGATCGTGCCGCGCAGGTGGTGACAATCGCGCTGATGATTGCCGCAGCGATTTGTGGTTCGCTGTCTCTCTACACGCTACTTTCCTCACCGCCGGGAGGCCTGCCCGATGTGGTGAGGGTTTCAGACTGGATTCAGGCCGGGGATCTGCATGTCAACTGGGCGCTTCGCTATGACACGCTGTCCGCCGTCATGGTTGCGATGGTGACGTTTGTCGCCACGCTGATCCATGTCTACAGCACCGGCTATATGGCGCATGACAGCCTGCCGAATTATCGGTTTTTCTCCTATCTCTCCCTGTTCACCTTTGCGATGTTGATGCTGGTGACAGCGGATAATCTGCTCCAGCTGTTTTTCGGGTGGGAAGGCGTCGGTCTGGCCAGCTATCTGCTGATCGGATACTGGTATTACAAGGACAGCGCAAATGCGGCGGCCATGAAGGCCTTCATCGTCAATCGCGTTGGCGACCTGTTTTTCGCCGTTGGCATTGCGCTGGTGTTCTGGACCTTTGGCTCCATCGAATTCTCGGCGATTTTCGGAACCGTTTCCCAGCATGTAAATGACCATTATCACCTGTTCGGAACCGAACTGCGCACCTTCGAGGTGATCGGCTTCCTGCTGTTCATCGGCGCGATGGGCAAAAGCGCGCAGATTGGTCTGCATGTGTGGTTACCGGATGCGATGGAAGGCCCCACCCCGGTTTCTGCGCTGATCCATGCCGCGACGATGGTGACGGCCGGTGTATTCCTGATGGCGCGTATGTCGCCACTGCTGGAATTTGCGCCGGATGCAAAGACCTTTATCGTACTGATCGGTGGCACCACCGCCCTGTTCGCGGCCACCATCGGTTGTGCCCAGAACGATATCAAGAAAGTCATCGCCTATTCCACCTGTTCGCAGCTCGGCTACATGTTTGTGGCGGCTGGCGTGGGTGCCTATGAAGTATCGGTGTTCCATCTGATCACCCATGCTTTCTTCAAGGCGCTTCTGTTCCTTGGAGCAGGCAGCGTGATCCATGCCATGTCTGACGAGCAGGACATGCGCAAAATGGGCGGTATCTGGAAAATGATCCCGTTCACCTATGCGGCGATGTGGATCGGTAATCTGGCGCTGGCGGGTATTCCGCCTTTCGCCGGGTTCTATTCCAAAGACGCCATTCTGGAAGCCGCCTGGGCACAGGGGGGGGTAGGGTTTTACGGCTATGTTTGTGGTACGCTCGCGGCCTTTCTGACCGCGTTCTACTCCTGGCGTCTGACGATCATGACGTTCCATGGCAAGCTGCGTGCCGACCACCACACCATGGAGCATGTGCATGAAAGCCCGCTGGTAATGCTGGTGCCGCTCGCGCTGCTGTCCATCGGCGCTATTGCCGGTGGCATGCTGCTGGAGCACTGGTTCATCGGCGAGGGCATGAGCGCCTTCTGGCGGGGGGCCCTGTTCAACGGGCCGGAGAATCACGTGATGCATGAGATGCATCATATTCCGTTTCTTGCCTCGATCCTGCCGACCATTCTCGGTGTCCTCGGCATCGCGCTGGCCTACTGGATGTATATGTTCAACCCCGCCGCACCTGCACGTCTGGCGGGGATGTTCCCGGCGATTTACCGTCTGTTCGCCAATAAATGGTATTTCGATGAGATCTACGCTGCGTTGATCGTGCGCCCTTATCAGTGCTTTGCCCGGTTGCTCTGGACGGTTGGTGATGCCACCATCATCGATGGCATTCCGAACGGTCTTGCCAGTCTGACTGTCGATGGTTCCTCCAGGGTTGTGAAGCTTCAGACCGGGTCCATCGCGGTTTATGCCTTTGCCATGCTGATCGGCCTTGTGGCTCTGGTTTCCATTTTCCTCATCTTCAGGTGA
- the nuoK gene encoding NADH-quinone oxidoreductase subunit NuoK, whose translation MNSLMTVGLGHYLAVAAVLLVLGIFGIFLNRKNVIVMLMSIELILLAVNLNMVAFSASLGDLAGQVFAMFILTVAAAEAAIGLAILVIYFRNRGSIQVEDVNLMKG comes from the coding sequence ATGAATTCCCTTATGACTGTGGGGCTGGGCCATTATCTGGCCGTGGCTGCAGTTCTGCTCGTGCTGGGAATTTTCGGCATCTTTCTGAACCGTAAAAACGTCATTGTCATGCTGATGTCGATCGAGCTGATCCTGCTTGCTGTTAACCTGAACATGGTAGCGTTCTCTGCTTCGCTGGGCGATCTCGCCGGGCAGGTTTTTGCGATGTTCATCCTGACCGTGGCTGCCGCAGAGGCGGCTATCGGCCTTGCCATTCTGGTCATTTATTTCCGTAATCGCGGTTCGATCCAGGTCGAAGACGTGAATCTGATGAAGGGCTGA
- a CDS encoding NADH-quinone oxidoreductase subunit J, translated as MIAAIAFYVFSAILIVSGAMVVSARNPVHAVLFLILAFFNAAGLFLLTGAEFLAMILVIVYVGAVAVLFLFVVMMLNINFAEVRDGWQRYAPVGAAIGGVLLVELAMVLGGWQVAPGASALRFSPRPDHVQNTVALGQIVYTQYVMLFQMAGLILLVAMIGAIVLTLRDRKTSRHQNIAAQVNRRIEDTLKLVNAPVGQGIHPEDFLRPLPPALSKPASSHGQIGQDDHGASTHLPQNAHHAAEDRV; from the coding sequence ATGATCGCCGCGATAGCGTTTTATGTTTTCTCTGCCATCCTGATCGTATCAGGGGCGATGGTCGTCAGCGCTCGCAATCCGGTGCATGCGGTACTGTTCCTGATTTTGGCGTTTTTTAACGCGGCGGGCCTGTTTCTGCTGACGGGGGCCGAGTTTCTGGCGATGATTCTGGTCATCGTCTATGTCGGCGCTGTCGCCGTGCTGTTCCTGTTCGTGGTGATGATGCTGAATATCAATTTCGCGGAAGTGCGGGATGGATGGCAGCGTTACGCGCCGGTTGGTGCGGCGATTGGTGGTGTGCTGCTCGTGGAACTGGCGATGGTTCTGGGGGGATGGCAGGTTGCACCGGGAGCAAGCGCTCTGCGCTTTTCCCCGCGTCCTGATCACGTTCAGAATACTGTCGCGTTGGGGCAGATCGTTTATACGCAATACGTGATGTTGTTTCAGATGGCAGGGCTGATCCTGCTGGTGGCCATGATCGGTGCCATCGTGCTGACCTTGCGTGATCGGAAGACCTCACGGCATCAGAACATTGCCGCGCAGGTCAATCGTCGGATCGAGGACACGCTGAAGCTGGTGAATGCTCCGGTCGGGCAGGGCATCCATCCGGAAGATTTCCTGCGTCCCCTGCCGCCTGCCTTATCAAAGCCCGCATCGAGCCATGGCCAGATCGGTCAGGATGATCACGGTGCCAGCACTCATTTGCCGCAGAACGCTCACCACGCAGCGGAGGATCGTGTATGA
- the nuoI gene encoding NADH-quinone oxidoreductase subunit NuoI — MALLDRTARSFLLTEIVSGMALTLKYFFKPKATINYPYEKNPISPRFKGEHALRRYANGEERCIACKLCEAVCPALAITIEAEPRADGSRRTTRYDIDMTKCIYCGLCEEACPVDAIVEGPNLEFATETREELMYNKDRLLANGDRWEPEIARRLELDAPYR, encoded by the coding sequence ATGGCGTTGCTGGACCGCACCGCGCGCAGTTTTCTGCTGACGGAAATCGTTTCGGGCATGGCCCTGACGCTCAAGTATTTCTTCAAGCCGAAAGCGACCATCAATTATCCGTACGAGAAAAACCCGATCAGCCCGCGCTTCAAGGGCGAGCATGCGCTTCGGCGTTATGCGAACGGGGAGGAGCGCTGCATCGCCTGCAAGCTGTGTGAGGCTGTCTGCCCGGCTCTGGCGATTACGATCGAGGCCGAGCCTCGTGCCGATGGCTCACGCCGCACCACACGCTATGACATCGACATGACCAAATGCATCTATTGCGGTCTGTGTGAAGAAGCCTGCCCGGTGGACGCGATCGTGGAAGGGCCGAATTTGGAATTCGCCACTGAAACGCGCGAGGAACTGATGTACAACAAGGATCGTCTCCTGGCGAACGGCGACCGGTGGGAGCCGGAAATCGCTCGTCGCCTTGAACTCGACGCGCCGTACCGGTGA
- the nuoH gene encoding NADH-quinone oxidoreductase subunit NuoH, translating into MHDFLFNTNLGLLIITALQALAILVPLMLMVAYATVFERKVLAAIGLRKGPNVVGPWGMLQAFADAGKMLLKETIIPDGANKVLFILAPLLTFILAMIAWAVVPVNDGWAVANINVGVLYLFAISSLGVYGVIIAGWASNSKYAFLGALRAAAQMVSYEVSIGFVMVAILLCVGSLNLNDVVLAQKHVWFVLPMLPMAVIFFISGLAETNRSPFDIVEGESEIVAGHMVEYSAMAYALFFLGEYANMFMICAMTTLLFLGGWLPPFDIAPLNWLPGPIWFVLKVCALMFVFFWVRGTVPRYRYDQLMRLGWKVFLPFSLVWLLLTACVLELAGWLPTVN; encoded by the coding sequence ATGCACGATTTTCTGTTCAATACCAATCTCGGCCTGTTGATCATCACGGCCTTGCAGGCATTGGCCATTCTGGTCCCGCTGATGCTGATGGTGGCCTATGCTACTGTGTTTGAGCGTAAGGTTCTGGCCGCCATTGGCCTGCGCAAAGGCCCCAATGTGGTGGGTCCATGGGGGATGTTGCAGGCCTTCGCCGATGCTGGAAAGATGCTCCTGAAGGAGACGATTATTCCGGATGGTGCCAATAAGGTTCTATTCATTCTCGCACCGCTGCTGACCTTTATTCTGGCGATGATCGCCTGGGCTGTCGTGCCGGTGAATGATGGCTGGGCCGTGGCCAATATCAATGTTGGTGTGCTGTATCTGTTTGCGATCAGTTCGCTCGGTGTTTATGGCGTGATCATCGCGGGCTGGGCCTCGAATTCCAAATATGCTTTTCTTGGTGCGCTGCGTGCTGCCGCACAGATGGTCAGCTACGAAGTTTCGATCGGCTTTGTCATGGTTGCGATCCTGCTTTGTGTCGGATCGCTCAATCTGAACGATGTCGTGCTGGCACAGAAACATGTCTGGTTCGTGCTGCCGATGTTGCCGATGGCGGTGATTTTCTTCATCTCGGGGCTGGCGGAAACCAATCGCTCTCCATTCGATATCGTCGAAGGCGAAAGCGAAATCGTCGCCGGACATATGGTGGAATACAGCGCCATGGCCTATGCGCTGTTTTTCCTCGGCGAATACGCCAACATGTTCATGATCTGTGCGATGACTACCCTGCTGTTCCTCGGCGGGTGGCTTCCTCCTTTCGACATTGCGCCTCTGAACTGGTTGCCGGGGCCGATCTGGTTCGTGCTGAAAGTCTGTGCGCTGATGTTCGTGTTTTTCTGGGTGCGCGGAACTGTGCCCCGCTACCGCTACGATCAGCTGATGCGTCTGGGCTGGAAAGTGTTCTTGCCATTCTCTCTGGTATGGCTGCTGCTGACCGCCTGTGTGCTGGAGCTGGCAGGCTGGCTGCCGACGGTGAATTGA
- the nuoG gene encoding NADH-quinone oxidoreductase subunit NuoG, translating into MVKVTIDGTELEVPAGFNVLQACEMAGKEIPRFCYHDRLSVAGNCRMCLVEIEKGPPKPVASCAMPVADGMVVKTDSEMVRRGRRGVMEFLLINHPLDCPICDQGGECDLQDQSVAYGRDHSRFEENKRAVKDKYLGPLVKTVMTRCIQCTRCVRFAQEIAGVPELGATSRGENVEIGTYVEKALTSELSGNLIDICPVGALTSKPYAFTARPWELNRTDSIDVMDAVGANIVLCARGPEVMRVLPRINEDVNEEWLADKSRFAVDGLRRRRLDTPWVRENGTLRQASWQEAFQAIASRMQGLDGARIGALIGDLADAESIVALKDLLTGAGSSLIECRQDGAALDASRGDFFLFNSTIGGIEEADAILLIGTDPRHEAPVLNARIRKHWLATQLPIASFGASLDLTYQVDWLGTDLSALSSGDFAFVETLRAAKKPMIIVGQGALARPDGAAILTASWALAAQVGALNAGWHGFNVLHTAASRAGALMLGAVPPGGENGLPRLLDGGVDLLWLLGADEFDTARIGANTFVVYQGSHGDKGAARADVILPGAAYTEKDGTYVNTEGRVQQASRAVHPLKDAKDDWRILRAFSAVINRPLPYDTLEAVRARLIEVNPAFAVIDDLPVRGCTDPSGPFAHGTISPAPVTYAISSYWQTDPVSRASPTMAECVRVYEAAQAGLPSAAE; encoded by the coding sequence ATGGTGAAAGTCACAATCGACGGCACCGAGCTTGAGGTTCCAGCCGGGTTCAACGTTTTGCAGGCCTGCGAGATGGCCGGCAAGGAAATTCCGCGCTTCTGTTATCATGACCGGCTGTCTGTGGCCGGTAACTGCCGGATGTGTCTGGTCGAGATCGAAAAGGGGCCGCCGAAGCCGGTGGCGTCCTGTGCGATGCCGGTTGCTGATGGGATGGTGGTGAAAACCGACAGCGAGATGGTCCGTCGTGGCCGTCGCGGTGTGATGGAGTTTCTGCTTATCAACCATCCGCTCGATTGCCCGATCTGTGACCAGGGCGGAGAGTGCGATCTTCAGGATCAATCCGTTGCTTACGGGCGGGATCACTCCCGCTTTGAGGAAAACAAGCGGGCTGTGAAGGACAAGTACCTTGGACCGCTGGTGAAAACCGTGATGACGCGCTGCATCCAGTGCACACGCTGTGTCCGTTTTGCGCAGGAAATTGCCGGAGTTCCGGAACTGGGGGCTACCTCCCGCGGGGAGAATGTCGAGATCGGCACCTATGTTGAAAAAGCGCTGACCAGTGAGCTGTCCGGTAACCTGATCGATATCTGCCCGGTTGGTGCCCTGACCTCGAAACCGTACGCCTTTACGGCTCGTCCTTGGGAGCTGAACAGGACTGACAGCATCGATGTCATGGATGCTGTCGGGGCCAATATCGTGCTGTGCGCCCGTGGTCCGGAAGTGATGCGTGTGTTGCCGCGTATCAATGAGGATGTGAACGAGGAATGGCTGGCCGATAAATCGCGTTTTGCGGTGGATGGCCTGCGTCGCCGTCGTCTGGATACGCCATGGGTGCGGGAGAACGGCACTCTTCGGCAGGCCAGCTGGCAGGAGGCTTTTCAGGCTATTGCCAGCCGCATGCAGGGTCTGGATGGCGCACGGATCGGCGCGCTGATCGGTGATCTGGCCGATGCGGAAAGCATCGTGGCGTTGAAGGATCTGCTGACCGGTGCAGGATCCTCCCTGATCGAATGTCGGCAGGATGGTGCGGCGCTGGATGCGTCCCGTGGTGATTTCTTCCTGTTCAATTCGACCATTGGCGGCATTGAAGAGGCTGATGCCATCCTGTTGATCGGCACCGATCCTCGTCATGAGGCGCCGGTTCTGAATGCACGCATTCGCAAACACTGGCTGGCGACCCAGCTTCCCATTGCTTCCTTCGGCGCATCGCTTGACCTGACTTATCAGGTCGATTGGCTGGGGACCGATCTGTCGGCGCTATCGTCAGGCGATTTCGCATTCGTCGAAACTTTGCGCGCGGCAAAAAAGCCGATGATCATTGTGGGACAGGGGGCGCTGGCACGTCCTGATGGTGCTGCCATTCTGACGGCAAGCTGGGCATTGGCCGCTCAGGTGGGGGCGTTGAATGCTGGCTGGCATGGCTTCAACGTGCTGCACACTGCAGCATCACGTGCTGGTGCGTTGATGCTTGGCGCAGTGCCCCCGGGCGGAGAAAACGGATTGCCGCGCCTGTTGGATGGCGGCGTCGATCTGCTCTGGCTGCTGGGTGCGGACGAGTTCGACACGGCCCGGATCGGGGCGAATACATTCGTGGTTTATCAGGGATCGCATGGTGATAAAGGTGCTGCTCGGGCTGATGTGATCTTGCCTGGCGCGGCCTATACTGAAAAAGACGGCACCTATGTGAACACTGAGGGCCGGGTGCAGCAGGCCAGTCGTGCCGTGCATCCATTGAAGGATGCCAAGGATGACTGGCGCATCCTGAGGGCTTTCAGTGCCGTGATCAACCGTCCGTTGCCCTACGATACGCTTGAGGCCGTTCGGGCACGACTCATCGAGGTCAATCCGGCTTTTGCCGTGATCGATGATCTGCCGGTCCGTGGCTGCACCGATCCTTCCGGACCTTTCGCTCATGGAACAATCAGCCCGGCCCCTGTTACCTATGCCATCAGCAGCTACTGGCAGACTGACCCTGTCAGCCGTGCCAGCCCGACCATGGCGGAATGTGTGCGGGTTTATGAGGCTGCTCAGGCAGGCTTGCCGAGTGCGGCGGAGTGA
- the nuoF gene encoding NADH-quinone oxidoreductase subunit NuoF codes for MLNDRDRIFTNLYGEHDWGLKGALARGDWDGTAAILARGRDAIIDDIKISGLRGRGGAGFPTGMKWSFMPKESDGRPHYLVVNADESEPGTCKDRDILRHDPHKLVEGCLIAAFAMGAHTAYIYVRGEFYNESCHLQAAIDQAYEAGLIGKNACGSGWDFDLYVHRGAGAYICGEETALIESIEGKKGMPRLKPPFPAGVGLYGCPTTVNNVESIAVCPTILRRGGAWFASLGRPKNSGTKLFSISGHVNKPCNVEEELGIPLRELLERYAGGVRGGWDNLLAVIPGGSSVPLLPKSICDDVLMDFDSLREQRSGLGTAAVIVMDKSTDVIKAIARLSHFYKHESCGQCTPCREGTGWMMRIMNRMVEGRADLEEIDMLEQVTRQVEGHTICALGDAAAWPVQGLIRHFRPVIEDRIRAYKQRVPGRAPVPNLPAAAE; via the coding sequence ATGCTGAACGATCGCGACCGCATCTTCACGAATTTGTACGGCGAGCATGATTGGGGGCTGAAAGGCGCTCTGGCGCGCGGGGACTGGGATGGCACGGCAGCCATTCTGGCGCGAGGCCGTGATGCCATTATAGATGACATCAAAATCAGCGGTCTGCGTGGTCGTGGTGGCGCAGGTTTCCCCACCGGTATGAAGTGGAGTTTCATGCCCAAGGAATCCGATGGGCGTCCGCATTACCTCGTCGTCAATGCCGATGAGAGCGAGCCGGGAACCTGCAAGGATCGCGATATCCTGCGGCATGATCCCCACAAACTGGTTGAAGGCTGTTTGATCGCCGCCTTCGCGATGGGGGCACATACGGCATATATTTATGTGCGCGGTGAATTTTATAATGAATCCTGTCACTTGCAGGCTGCTATTGATCAGGCTTATGAGGCTGGCCTGATTGGAAAAAACGCCTGCGGCAGCGGTTGGGATTTCGACCTGTACGTTCATCGCGGGGCTGGTGCTTATATCTGCGGTGAGGAAACCGCGCTGATCGAAAGCATCGAAGGCAAGAAGGGCATGCCACGTCTGAAGCCGCCTTTCCCGGCTGGTGTCGGTCTGTATGGGTGCCCGACGACGGTGAATAATGTCGAAAGCATCGCTGTTTGTCCGACTATTCTTCGGCGCGGCGGAGCCTGGTTTGCATCTTTGGGGCGGCCCAAGAATAGCGGCACAAAACTCTTTTCCATCTCTGGCCATGTGAACAAGCCGTGCAATGTCGAGGAAGAACTCGGCATTCCCCTGCGTGAACTGCTGGAACGTTATGCGGGGGGCGTGCGTGGTGGCTGGGATAATCTGCTGGCGGTTATTCCCGGCGGATCATCGGTTCCGCTGCTGCCGAAGAGCATCTGCGACGATGTGCTGATGGATTTCGATAGCCTGCGGGAGCAGCGCAGCGGGCTGGGCACTGCTGCCGTCATCGTGATGGACAAATCCACCGATGTGATCAAGGCGATCGCTCGGCTGAGCCATTTCTACAAGCATGAAAGTTGCGGTCAGTGCACTCCCTGCCGTGAAGGCACGGGTTGGATGATGAGGATCATGAACCGCATGGTCGAAGGTCGCGCTGATCTCGAGGAGATCGACATGCTGGAGCAGGTGACGCGACAGGTGGAGGGTCATACGATCTGTGCGCTGGGCGATGCGGCCGCATGGCCGGTTCAGGGGCTGATCCGTCATTTCCGCCCGGTCATCGAGGATCGTATCCGCGCTTATAAACAGCGTGTTCCCGGTCGGGCGCCGGTTCCCAACCTTCCCGCGGCGGCGGAGTAA
- a CDS encoding NAD(P)H-dependent oxidoreductase subunit E: protein MADVNGGSDVGREPWQPAEFSFDVQSEQQIETILAKYPSSRRASAVMPLLDLAQRQMGRETGSAWIPRAAMDEIARRLGMAPIRVYEVATFYFMYNTRPVGRHHLQLCTTTPCWLRGSDEVVAACRSATGIQGWGETSEDGLFTMTEVECLGACVNAPILQVDDDYYEDMDGPRTLALLDALRRGEHPTPGSMSGRQNSAPEGGPTTLRDVPSAQMQSNYTPPAAGE from the coding sequence ATGGCGGACGTCAACGGAGGCAGTGATGTCGGGCGCGAGCCTTGGCAGCCTGCGGAATTCTCGTTCGATGTGCAGAGCGAGCAACAGATAGAAACTATTCTGGCCAAATACCCGTCCTCTCGCCGCGCCAGCGCGGTGATGCCACTGCTGGATCTGGCACAGCGGCAGATGGGACGCGAGACCGGCAGCGCATGGATTCCCCGTGCGGCGATGGATGAGATCGCGCGCCGTCTTGGGATGGCGCCGATCCGGGTTTATGAGGTGGCGACTTTCTACTTCATGTACAATACCCGGCCGGTTGGGCGTCATCATCTTCAGCTCTGCACGACCACACCATGCTGGCTGCGTGGCTCGGATGAGGTCGTAGCGGCCTGCCGTTCAGCGACGGGTATCCAAGGCTGGGGCGAAACCAGTGAGGATGGTCTGTTCACGATGACGGAGGTCGAGTGTCTTGGCGCCTGTGTCAATGCGCCGATCCTGCAGGTGGATGACGATTATTACGAGGATATGGATGGTCCCCGGACCCTTGCTCTGCTGGACGCCTTGCGCCGCGGGGAGCACCCAACACCTGGCTCTATGTCGGGTCGTCAGAACTCCGCGCCGGAGGGTGGCCCGACAACGTTGCGTGACGTGCCTTCAGCCCAGATGCAGAGTAACTATACACCGCCCGCAGCAGGGGAGTGA
- a CDS encoding NADH-quinone oxidoreductase subunit D translates to MSETVQKQGRVVEIDSHAINFGPQHPAAHGVLRLVLELDGEVVERADPHIGLLHRGTEKLIEYKSYLQALPYFDRLDYVSPMCEEHAFALATEKLLGITAPERAQWIRTMFAEITRILNHLLNLTTYALDGGAMTPVLWGHEEREKLLEFHEAVSGARFHANYFRPGGVAKDLPAGLTDRIADWTEKFPAFIDDMAGLLSDNRIWKQRVVDIGRMTPEQALAWGFSGPCIRASGIPWDLRKSQPYDKYAEVDFEVPVGRNGDCYDRYLVRVEEMRQSVRIVKQCLEKIRPGPIKVQDHKITPPPRAEMKRSMEALIHHFKLYTEGYHVPEGATYTAVESPKGEFGVYLVADGSNRPYRCKIRPTGFAHLQAIDVMAHRHMLADAVVIIGSLDLVFGEVDR, encoded by the coding sequence ATGAGCGAGACCGTCCAGAAGCAGGGCCGTGTTGTTGAAATCGACAGCCACGCTATCAATTTTGGCCCGCAACATCCTGCCGCCCATGGCGTGCTGCGTCTGGTGCTGGAATTGGATGGTGAGGTGGTGGAGCGTGCCGATCCGCATATCGGCCTGCTGCATCGTGGTACCGAGAAGCTGATCGAATACAAATCCTATCTTCAGGCCCTGCCTTATTTTGACCGGCTCGATTACGTCTCGCCGATGTGCGAGGAGCATGCCTTCGCTTTAGCGACAGAGAAGCTGCTGGGTATCACCGCCCCGGAGCGGGCGCAGTGGATCCGCACGATGTTTGCGGAAATCACGCGCATCCTGAACCATTTGCTCAACCTCACCACTTATGCGCTCGATGGCGGTGCGATGACGCCAGTGCTGTGGGGACACGAAGAGCGTGAAAAGCTGCTTGAATTCCACGAGGCCGTATCCGGCGCCCGATTTCATGCCAATTATTTCCGTCCTGGTGGGGTGGCAAAGGATCTGCCGGCGGGTCTGACTGACCGCATTGCCGATTGGACGGAGAAATTCCCGGCCTTTATCGATGATATGGCCGGTCTGTTGAGCGATAACCGCATCTGGAAGCAGCGCGTGGTCGATATCGGCCGCATGACTCCGGAACAGGCTCTGGCCTGGGGTTTCAGCGGTCCCTGTATCCGCGCCAGCGGCATTCCGTGGGATCTGCGTAAGTCCCAGCCCTATGATAAATATGCCGAGGTGGATTTCGAGGTTCCGGTCGGTCGTAATGGCGACTGCTATGACCGCTATCTGGTGCGGGTCGAGGAGATGCGGCAGAGTGTGCGCATCGTGAAGCAGTGCCTGGAGAAAATCCGCCCCGGCCCGATCAAGGTGCAGGATCACAAGATCACTCCGCCCCCTCGTGCCGAGATGAAGCGGTCGATGGAGGCGCTGATCCATCACTTCAAGCTTTATACGGAAGGCTATCACGTTCCGGAGGGCGCCACCTATACAGCGGTGGAGAGTCCGAAAGGAGAGTTCGGCGTGTATCTGGTCGCGGATGGCAGCAACCGCCCTTATCGCTGCAAAATCCGTCCGACCGGTTTTGCTCATTTGCAGGCGATCGATGTCATGGCCCATCGCCATATGCTGGCGGATGCGGTGGTGATCATTGGCTCGCTTGATCTTGTGTTCGGTGAGGTGGACCGCTGA
- a CDS encoding NADH-quinone oxidoreductase subunit C produces the protein MEALSAIHGVTCVRLEKDELVVEVTRDQLEAVALTLRDDPRFLCQQLMDVCGVDWPSRSPRFDVVYNLLSVSLNHRIRMIVGTDDGMPVPSVHKIWPVATWFERETWDLFGILFSGQPDHRRILTDYGFEGHPLRKDFPLTGYVELRWDEERRQVVYEPVKLTQDFRNFDFLSPWEGMTTLPGDEKASIASTQPQPVVTEEAKR, from the coding sequence CTGGAAGCCTTGTCCGCCATACACGGCGTGACATGCGTGAGGCTGGAAAAAGATGAGTTGGTCGTCGAAGTCACACGCGATCAGCTTGAGGCAGTGGCGTTGACCTTGCGGGATGATCCGCGGTTCCTGTGTCAGCAACTGATGGATGTATGCGGGGTAGACTGGCCTTCGCGGTCTCCGCGCTTTGATGTTGTCTATAATCTGCTCTCAGTGTCCCTGAATCATCGAATCCGCATGATCGTTGGAACGGATGATGGAATGCCGGTGCCGTCGGTCCACAAAATCTGGCCCGTGGCGACCTGGTTCGAACGTGAGACCTGGGATCTGTTCGGCATCCTGTTCTCCGGCCAGCCCGATCACCGACGTATCCTGACGGATTACGGGTTTGAGGGGCATCCGCTGCGGAAAGACTTTCCGCTGACCGGTTATGTCGAACTCCGCTGGGATGAAGAGCGGCGGCAGGTCGTGTATGAGCCGGTGAAGCTGACTCAGGATTTTCGTAATTTTGATTTTCTGTCTCCGTGGGAAGGAATGACGACACTGCCTGGTGATGAGAAAGCATCCATCGCCAGCACCCAGCCGCAACCGGTCGTGACGGAGGAGGCGAAGCGATGA